One Spiroplasma endosymbiont of Nebria brevicollis DNA window includes the following coding sequences:
- a CDS encoding UPF0236 family transposase-like protein, with translation MSWNYREQYQKINQLNLEYIKKRWEKIDLKLFKTRDKSKYMVVDFEKRKRNTIYGVVIYKRRIYKYYNTESNQLVYVCLVDEKLELPKYKRIGEDIEQNAIAYFADGKRYKDICHTMLQANVNRMTICRIFKKYVIVIQNISKIKLEPNQPIYISILMMVIENFENTSVKLINIPCD, from the coding sequence ATGTCTTGAAATTATCGAGAACAATACCAAAAAATTAATCAATTAAATTTAGAATATATCAAAAAAAGATGAGAAAAAATAGACCTAAAATTATTTAAAACACGAGATAAAAGCAAATATATGGTTGTTGATTTTGAAAAAAGAAAAAGAAACACAATATATGGTGTAGTAATTTATAAACGACGTATTTACAAATATTATAACACAGAATCAAACCAATTAGTATATGTTTGTCTAGTTGATGAAAAACTAGAATTACCTAAATATAAGAGAATTGGAGAAGATATCGAACAAAATGCTATTGCATATTTTGCTGATGGAAAAAGATACAAAGATATTTGTCATACCATGTTACAAGCAAATGTTAATCGTATGACTATTTGTCGTATATTTAAGAAATATGTAATTGTCATACAAAATATTAGTAAAATTAAACTAGAACCAAACCAACCTATTTATATTAGTATTTTGATGATGGTCATCGAAAATTTTGAGAATACAAGCGTAAAATTAATAAATATTCCATGCGATTAG
- a CDS encoding UPF0236 family transposase-like protein has protein sequence MRLVVFYTDNINHTLVNKRASVIIRPNKTVLGAEKTADFILEQGKQFFENFDQAQVIICGDSAGWIKKTAEYLNAKFILDKFHLIKVLYLGIIAGNKGKYYQEYNTCRNFIENGEYDKLLDYLKTLKHKKLKKKYFLNNKQGITNQSCKENIGCFAESNVWHILKSMLGNRTYNIETYKQMIIFKCQEINLKP, from the coding sequence ATGCGATTAGTAGTATTTTATACAGATAATATTAATCATACATTAGTTAATAAAAGAGCAAGTGTCATTATAAGACCTAATAAAACCGTGCTTGGTGCTGAGAAAACCGCTGACTTTATTTTAGAACAAGGAAAACAATTTTTTGAAAATTTTGACCAAGCACAAGTAATCATTTGTGGTGATAGTGCTGGTTGAATTAAAAAAACTGCTGAATATCTTAATGCTAAATTTATTTTAGATAAATTTCATTTAATTAAAGTACTATATCTTGGCATTATTGCCGGTAATAAAGGCAAGTATTATCAAGAATATAATACTTGTAGAAATTTTATTGAAAATGGTGAATATGATAAATTACTGGATTATCTTAAAACCTTAAAACATAAAAAACTAAAGAAAAAATACTTTCTTAATAATAAACAAGGCATTACTAATCAATCTTGTAAAGAAAATATTGGTTGTTTTGCTGAAAGTAATGTTTGACATATTTTAAAGTCAATGCTTGGTAATCGCACTTATAATATTGAAACATATAAGCAAATGATTATCTTTAAATGTCAAGAAATAAATTTAAAACCATAA
- a CDS encoding rolling circle replication-associated protein produces the protein MSANETDIRKAKHDISIFFKRLKRWWNDPKRAKYMGELKYFYVYEYQKRGAVHFHIVFNRKIPYSMIFQWWQYAQKSGIKLIVVKKGTNEFVVKYLSKYVTKVQENIKSLNQKDVGVQAYSFSRNCKNPIIVRGVKNLLLQDLVKACEKAKEFYLFKTKKSEQGVTYLIGGSYDYNVTDDYFRDFQQYVSLESLRFRYWLKNKFNRNEILDFLYKVFDKSKIVKVFFAKILLH, from the coding sequence TTATCAGCGAATGAAACTGATATTAGAAAAGCAAAACATGATATTTCTATATTCTTTAAACGTTTAAAGCGTTGATGAAATGACCCTAAGCGTGCTAAATATATGGGTGAATTGAAGTATTTTTATGTTTATGAGTATCAAAAGCGTGGAGCAGTACATTTTCATATAGTTTTTAATCGTAAAATACCTTATAGTATGATATTTCAGTGATGACAATATGCTCAAAAATCGGGTATTAAATTAATTGTTGTTAAAAAAGGTACTAATGAATTTGTTGTTAAGTATTTAAGTAAGTATGTAACAAAAGTGCAAGAGAATATTAAGTCTTTAAATCAAAAAGATGTTGGTGTTCAGGCGTATTCTTTTAGTCGTAATTGTAAAAATCCGATTATAGTTCGTGGTGTTAAAAATTTACTTTTACAAGATTTAGTTAAAGCGTGTGAAAAGGCAAAAGAGTTTTATTTGTTTAAAACTAAGAAAAGTGAACAAGGTGTTACTTATTTAATTGGTGGAAGTTATGATTATAATGTTACTGATGATTATTTTAGAGATTTTCAGCAATATGTAAGTTTAGAAAGTTTACGGTTTAGGTATTGATTGAAAAATAAATTTAATAGAAATGAAATTTTAGATTTTCTATATAAAGTTTTTGATAAAAGTAAAATTGTAAAAGTATTTTTTGCAAAAATACTTTTACATTAA
- a CDS encoding HIT family protein: MPNSQCIFCTISKNSENLVYEDKHTIAFMDIKPVTLGHTLVIPKQHFATFLDATPEIVGFVNSTTHKIAMQLQTLIPEIKGFNILTNNGSEAYQEVFHYHVHIIPKYNKEKGLILTHTTEDVKIENIKTIKQSLKTKFM, encoded by the coding sequence ATGCCAAATTCACAATGTATTTTTTGTACAATTAGTAAAAATTCAGAAAACTTAGTTTATGAAGACAAACATACCATAGCATTCATGGATATCAAACCCGTCACCCTAGGTCATACCTTAGTCATTCCTAAGCAACATTTTGCAACCTTCCTTGACGCAACTCCGGAAATTGTTGGTTTTGTTAATAGTACTACCCATAAAATAGCAATGCAACTACAAACACTAATTCCTGAAATTAAAGGTTTTAATATCTTAACTAACAACGGCAGTGAAGCATATCAAGAAGTCTTCCACTACCATGTACATATAATACCGAAATACAATAAAGAAAAAGGTTTAATATTAACTCACACTACAGAAGATGTTAAGATAGAAAATATTAAGACTATTAAACAATCATTAAAAACAAAATTCATGTAA
- a CDS encoding aminotransferase class V-fold PLP-dependent enzyme, with amino-acid sequence MSNKNNDFNNIKLDFPFFKKNPNLTYLDTSATSLKPQVVIDAIQEYYEKYCINTHSQDYPLAEEGNEIFEDTRKIVAQFINSDSDEVVFCPSATFAYNQIVFGLEPYLQKGDEVVLSSLEHSSLLLPFYRLVESKNIKIKFIETTSDGIITVENLKKILTPKTRVVAFANVNNSLAAVNNTQQLTKSIKDYGITNLKDDKWVFKNILVVVDGAQAVGHIETDVKSWSIDFFAFSGHKIFGPTGIGVWWGKKQWLNMLQPLLLGGGMNGRIYKDGTYNLLDSPYRFEGGTQNLAGVFGLRSAITYILNIGIKNIYNHEINLKNYAVKQLRKHIGNKIEIYNKDIKSGNLIFNIKKVFAQDVSNYLGTQNICVRSGTFCAKLLPETVNVEATVRVSFYIYNTKADVDALILALKKGINEGGDFLNEFF; translated from the coding sequence ATGTCAAATAAAAACAATGATTTTAATAATATTAAATTGGATTTTCCCTTTTTTAAAAAAAATCCTAATTTAACGTATTTAGATACTTCAGCAACATCTTTAAAACCACAAGTTGTGATAGATGCTATCCAAGAGTATTATGAAAAATATTGTATTAATACACATAGCCAAGATTACCCATTAGCAGAAGAAGGTAATGAAATATTTGAGGATACGAGAAAAATAGTTGCCCAATTTATTAATAGTGATAGTGATGAAGTAGTATTTTGTCCTTCTGCTACTTTTGCTTATAATCAAATAGTTTTTGGTTTAGAACCTTATTTACAGAAAGGAGATGAGGTTGTACTTTCTAGTTTAGAACATAGTTCACTGTTGTTGCCATTTTATCGTTTAGTAGAAAGTAAAAATATCAAAATTAAGTTTATTGAAACTACTAGTGATGGCATTATTACTGTTGAAAATTTAAAAAAAATATTAACACCTAAGACTAGAGTTGTAGCATTTGCTAATGTTAATAATTCATTAGCAGCAGTTAATAACACTCAACAATTAACAAAGTCTATTAAAGATTATGGTATTACTAACCTTAAAGATGATAAATGAGTATTTAAAAATATTTTAGTAGTAGTAGATGGTGCCCAAGCTGTTGGTCATATTGAAACAGATGTTAAAAGTTGAAGTATTGATTTTTTTGCTTTTTCTGGACATAAAATTTTTGGACCAACTGGGATTGGTGTTTGATGGGGGAAAAAACAATGATTAAATATGCTACAACCATTGTTATTAGGTGGTGGTATGAATGGTCGAATTTATAAAGATGGTACTTATAATTTATTAGACAGTCCTTATCGATTTGAAGGTGGTACTCAAAATCTTGCTGGTGTGTTTGGATTACGTTCTGCTATTACATACATATTAAATATCGGTATTAAGAATATTTATAACCATGAGATAAATTTAAAAAACTATGCTGTGAAACAATTAAGAAAACATATTGGTAATAAGATTGAAATTTATAATAAAGATATTAAAAGTGGGAATTTGATTTTTAATATTAAAAAGGTATTTGCTCAAGATGTTTCCAATTATTTGGGAACACAAAATATTTGTGTGCGAAGTGGTACTTTTTGTGCTAAGTTATTACCAGAAACAGTTAATGTGGAAGCAACAGTTCGTGTTAGTTTTTATATTTATAATACTAAAGCAGATGTTGATGCTTTAATATTAGCCTTAAAAAAAGGTATTAATGAAGGTGGCGATTTTTTAAATGAATTCTTTTAA